GCAGTGGGACGCCCACTGATCTCTTCTCGCTAAATTTTTTTTCATTGTCCTCGTTCCTAATCAACAGACGACTTGCCGCGCTGCTCAAAGCCGACCGGGTCACATAGGCTTCCTCCCCTTGTTGAGGGGTTCATCCAGAGGACACTGGAAATGACACAGGCAATTGCATCGCCCATCGTTCACGACCTGATCGGCATCGGTTTCGGCCCATCGAACCTGGCGCTGGCCATCGCCCTGCAAGAGCGCGGGCCGATTCAGGGTGAGCTGGATGTGCTGTTTCTCGACAAACAGGCCGACTACCGCTGGCACGGCAACACCCTGGTAACGCAGAGCGAATTGCAGATTTCCTTCCTCAAGGACCTGGTGACCCTGCGCAACCCGACCAGCCCGTATTCGTTCGTCAATTACCTCAAGCACCACGGGCGCCTGGTGGACTTCATCAACCTCGGCACTTTTTATCCGTGCCGCATGGAGTACAACGATTACCTGCGCTGGGTCGCCGGCCAGTTTGAAGCGCAGAGTCGTTACGGCGAAGAAGTGCTGACCATCGAGCCGGTGCTGCACAACCAGCAGGTCGAAGCGCTGCGCGTGATTTCGCGCGATACCCAAGGCCAGCAACACGTGCGCACCACCCGTTCGGTGGTGGTCAGCGCCGGTGGCACGCCGCGTATTCCCGAAGCGTTCAAGGCGCTCAAGGATGACAGCCGCGTGTTCCACCACTCGCAATACCTGGCGCAAATGGCCAAGCAGCCGTGCGTGAACAATCAGCCGATGAGCATTGCGATCATCGGCGGCGGGCAGAGCGCGGCGGAAGCCTTTATCGATCTGAACGACAGCTTCCCGTCGGTGCAAGTGGACATGATCCTGCGCGGCTCGGCGCTGAAACCGGCCGATGACAGCCCGTTCGTCAACGAAGTGTTCTCGCCGGAATTCACCGACCTGGTGTTCCAGCAGGCCAACAGCGAGCGCGAGCGGCTGGTCAACGAGTACCACAACACCAACTATTCGGTGGTCGACATTGACCTGATCGAGCGCATCTACGGCATCTTCTATCGGCAGAAGGTTTCCGGGATTGCCCGTCACGCGTTCCGCACCTTGACCACTATCGAGAAAGCCACCGCCACCGAGCGCGGGATCGAGTTGGCGGTGCGCAACAACGCCACGGGTGAAGTGTCGGTTCGGCATTACGACGCGGTCGTGCTGGCCACCGGTTATGAGCGGCAGATGCACCGCAAACTGCTGGCGCCGCTGGAAGAATATCTGGGTGAATTTGAAGTTGATCGCAACTACAAGCTGATCACCGACGAGCGCTGCAAGGCTGGCATTTACATGCAGGGCTTCTGCCAGGCGAGTCATGGTCTGAGCGACACCTTGCTGTCGATCCTGCCGATTCGCGCCGATGAAATTGCCGGCTCGCTGTACGAACACGACAAATCCCGCGGCAAGGTGCGTTCGGTGAAGGATCTGTTGTTGGCGACTGCCAGCTGAACCCCAATCCTGATCGTTCCCACGCTGCATTCCCGCGCAGAGCGTGGGAACGATCATCCTGAACCCTTCCTGAAGAACCCTCAAATTCTCCCGACCCCCCCGCCACAGAGCATTTACTCCCCGAAAATCGCGGCGTAAGCTTCGCCCGTTTTCATCCATTAGCGGAGACCCACAGTGGGTACTTGTTCGAGTGACAGTTGTCGGCCGGTTGCAGTAACCGGCATCTACTCGGCAAGCTGACGCGCAGGTTTTCGCTGCCGTTGCCTTGCTGAAAAGCGAGCAGCGGCATGCTGTTCACGGCCAGTTGCGGTCCGTGGCCCAATGCCCCTCTCATCGACACGTAATCGTGTGATGCGCGACGTCCCCGTCGTCATCGCCGCGACTCAACACGCCTGCTCGACGGTTTCCCGGCTGACCCTGGGGGGCAACTGCCATGAACCTGATCATGCTCAAGGAATTCTTCGCCGGATTCCTGCGTAACCGCCATATAGCCCGGCACTTCCGACGCCTGGCGTTACTGGAAAGCTTCACCGACACCCGCGTCGGCCGCGACATGCCGCCGACCCTCGCGCACACCCTGTTGAACGCGGCCAACAGCGACGCCGCCCAACTGCTCGAAGCGCTTGGCAGCGGCGACGACGGCTTAAGCGCGGCCCAGGCCGAAGCGTTGCGCGCTCAATGCGGGCTGAACGAAGTCGAACACGAGCAGCCGCTGCCGGTCTGGGTGCACCTATGGCACTGCTACAAAAATCCGTTCAATTTGCTCCTGAGCTTGTTGGCGCTGGTCTCCTGGCTGACCGAAGACCTCAAAGCCGCGGTGGTGATTTTCTCCATGGTGGTGCTCTCGACGTTGCTGCGATTCTGGCAGGAAGCCAAATCCACTCAGGCCGCCGATGCGCTCAAAGCCATGGTCAGCAACACCGCGACCGTGCTGCGTCAGGGCGCGCCGCGCAGCGAATTGCCGATCAAGCAGTTGGTCCCGGGCGACCTCATCGTGCTGTCGGCCGGCGACATGATTCCAGCCGATTGCCGGGTGCTCAGCGCCAAGGACCTGTTTGTCAGTCAGGCGGCGATGACCGGCGAATCAATGCCAGTGGAGAAATTCGCGCACCAACAGAACGGCGCAACGCTCAACCCCTTGGACCTCGACACTATCCTGTTCATGGGCACCAACGTGGTGTCCGGCGCAGCCATCGCGGTGATTGTCACCACCGGCAATCGCACCTATTTCGGCGCGTTGGCGCAGCGCGTCGGCGCCACCGACCGCGCGCCGACGTCGTTCCAGAATGGCGTGAACAAAGTCAGTTGGTTGCTGATCCGTTTCATGTTGGTGATGGCGCCGCTGGTGTTGTTGATCAACGGTTTCACCAAGGGTGACTGGATGCAGGCCTTGCTGTTCGCGCTGTCGATTGCGGTCGGCCTGACCCCGGAAATGCTGCCGATGATCGTCACCTCGACCCTGGCCAAAGGCGCGGTGTTTCTGTCGCGCAAAAAAGTCATCGTCAAACGCCTGGACGCCATCCAGAACTTCGGCGCGATGGACGTGTTGTGCACCGACAAGACCGGCACCCTGACTCAGGACAAAATCTGCCTCGCGCGGCATGTCGATGTCTGGGGCGAAGAGTGTGATGAGGTGCTGGAAATGGCCTACCTCAACAGTTACTACCAGACCGGCTTGAAAAACCTGCTCGACGTGGCGGTTCTGCAACACGCCGAAGTACAGCGCGAACTGGCGGTGGCGACGGCGTTCGCCAAGGTCGATGAAGTGCCGTTCGATTTCACCCGGCGGCGCATGTCGGTGGTGGTCGCCGAACACAATCGGCCGGAGCATTTGCTGGTGTGCAAAGGCGCGGTGGAAGAAATTCTCGCCGGTTGCACGCGGGTGCGCCATGGTGCTGACGATGAGCCGCTGACGGATGAGGTGCTGGCGCAGATTCGCGCAGTGACGGCGTCGTTCAACGAAGAAGGTTTGCGCGTGGTCGCGGTCGCCGCGCGGCAGACGCCGAAGGAGCAATCGGTGTACAGCGTCGCCGATGAGCAACAGATGACCTTGATCGGCTATGTCGCGTTTCTCGATCCGCCCAAGGAAAGCACCGCGCCAGCCCTGCGTGCGCTGGCCGAACACGGCATCGCGGTGAAGGTGCTGACGGGCGATAACGAACTGGTCACGGCGAAGATCTGTCGTGAAGTCGGGCTCGAACAGCAAGGTTTGCTGCTGGGCCGCGACGTCGAAGGCATGAGCGACGCCGAACTGGCGATTGCCGTGGAGCGCACCAACGTCTTCGCCAAACTGACGCCCGCGCACAAGGAGCGCATCGTCCGTTTGCTCAAGGGCAACGGTCACGTCGTCGGTTTCATGGGCGACGGCATCAACGATGCGCCGGCGCTGCGGGCGGCTGACATTGGCATTTCGGTGGACAGCGCGGTGGATATCGCCAAGGAAGCGGCGGACATCATCCTTCTGGAAAAGAGCCTGATGGTGCTCGAGGAGGGCGTGCTTGAGGGACGGCGGACCTTCGCCAACATGCTCAAGTACATCAAAATGACCGCCAGTTCGAACTTCGGCAACGTGTTCTCGGTGCTGGTCGCCAGTGCCTTTATCCCGTTCCTGCCGATGCTGCCGATGCACCTGCTGGTGCAGAACCTGCTGTATGACATTTCGCAGATCGCCATTCCGTTCGATAACGTCGATGACGAGATGCTGAAACAACCGCAACGCTGGCAGCCGGCGGATGTCGGGCGCTTCATGCTGTTTTTCGGGCCGATCAGTTCGATCTTCGACATCAGCACCTTTGCGCTGATGTGGTACGTGTTCGACGCCAACAGCGCGCAGCACCAGACCTTGTTTCAATCCGGCTGGTTTGTCGTCGGGTTGCTGACCCAGACGTTGATCGTGCACATGATTCGCACGCCGAAGATCCCGTTCCTGCAAAGCCGTGCGGCGATGCCGTTGCTGGTGATGACCGCAATCATCATGGCGTTCGGGATTTTCCTGCCGATGGGGCCGCTGGCGCATTACTTCAAACTGCAGGCACTGCCGCCGCTGTACTTCGTGTTTCTGCCGCTGATATTGCTCGCCTACATGGCCCTGACGCAGGCCGTCAAAGGCTTCTACATCCGCCGGTTCGGCTGGCAATAGGCGCGGAATGCCGCCGGGGACGCTCCGCGTTGCGCTGTGCAGGTAACGCAGGGCGTCACGATCTGAAGTGAGACGGCAATTTTAGGAAAAGTCCTACAGAACAAGCGCCAAGTGTTCCGTAGCCTTGCCTCCTCACGAAATTGCCACCTCCCTGAGGCCAACGATGCCGAACAAAGCCTTAAGAATCCTGATTGCCGACGAGCAACATTTTCATCGGATGAAAATCGAGCGGCTGTTCAATGCGCTGGGCTATTACCGCGTGGCCCCGGTGCAAAGCCTGGAGGAAATGCTGACGGTGGTCGAATACGGCTGCGAGCCGTTCGATCTGGTGGTCATCAATGCCTCAATGGCCGGCGAAACGTTGGGCCTGCACGGGTTTCTCCTCGACAACCCGCAGGTTCGTCATGCGCTGGTCTACAACGCCCAGGCACGGCGCTCGCCAATGCCTGTCGCGGGGCAGGGGAAAGTCCAGGTCAGTCACGCAGTCCTGCCTGATCAGGTCGGCATTCTGCGGTTAATGGCGGCCATCGATCCGCCGTGCAAAGACGCTGATCAACCCTGGCTCACCGAACTGTACAAATCCCAAATGCGCCTTGCCGTTCGTCGGAACTGTCAGTTCTGACAGGTAGTTTTGCTTTTTCACCCATGCAAAAGTCATCGCGCAGTCATTGCGTCTGGCCGGGCCTGTCCCGGAATCCGCGTTGGGCAATTGTCACGTCTAGGGAGTTGCCATGAGGTCTGCACTGATTGTGGACGATCATCCGGTTGTACGGGCCGCAGTCAAAATCGTGCTTGAGCAGGAAGGTTTCAAGAAAATCCATGAGGCTTCCAGCGGTAACGAAGTCATGTCGTTGCTGCGTGAACATTCGCCTGATCTGTTGGTGCTCGACCTGGTCATGCCGTCGCTCGATGGCCTGGATGTGCTGGAACGGATCAAGACCGGCGAGCTGTCGTGTCGGGTGCTGACGTTTTCATCGCTGGACCCGCAGCACTTTCAGGAGCGCTGCATGCGCGCCGGCGCGTTGGCCTATGTGTCGAAAACCAACGACCTCAGCCAATTGCACAAAGCGGTGCAGGCAGTCATGGCCGGCTACACCTATTTCGCCCGATTACCGTCGGCATCGTTGAACAATGTGCAGCACAGCGAGGCGTATATGATCGATTCACTTTCCAATCGCGAACTGACGATCTGTCAGCACCTGGCGCGCGGGCTGAGCAACAAGGCGATTGCCGAGGTGATGCACTTGAGCCACAAGACCGTCAGCACGTACAAGACGCGGCTGATCGACAAACTTCGGGTGAGCTCGGCAGTGCACCTTCGCGAATTTGCCAAACGCAATCACCTGATCTGAATGTCCCAGAATCTGCGCATTGGTGTGTTCCTGTGCATGTTCCTGCTCGTGCTCCTGCTCCATAGCGGGGTTCAGGCATCGGAGCAAATTTTCGAACAGCCGAAAATCCAGCACGTACTCGGGCGTTCGACCGTCGACGGTTACCAGGTGCAACTGAGCGAAGCCGAGTGGCAATGGCTGCGCAATAAACGGGTGCTGCGACTGGGCGTGTCGGGGCCGGACTACCCGCCGTTCGAGGTCACGCGCAATCCCGATCAACTCGAGGGTATTACTGCCGATTACGCCGATCTGCTCGGGCAGTTGCTTCACGTAAAGATCCAGGTTCGGCGTTACGCCAATCGTCAGGCGGCCATGCAGGCGCTCAAGCACGATGAGCTGGACCTGCTCGGCACCTCGAACAATTTCGAGGCCGCTGACCGCCAATTGACCCGTTCGCGCGCCTACGCCGAAGATCAGCCGATGCTGGTGACGCGGCTCGACGAGCGCTTGCCCGACGACCTTGTCGGCAAACGCCTCGCGATGGTCGATGACTATCTGCCGATGTCGAGTGTCACGGCGTTGTATCCCAAGGCGAGCGTGCACCTTTATCCTTCGACGCTCGAAGCGCTCGGTGCCGTCGCGTTCGGCCAGGATGACGTCTACCTCGGAGACCTCATCAGCGCCAAATACCTGATCAACAATAACTACCTGAACAACGTGAATCTGGCCGGGCCTTCCGCTCTGGAGGCCAACCCGTTCGGCTTCGCGCTGGCCCGCAGCAATGCGCGGTTGACGGCGATTGTCGACCGCGCGCTGGCGGCGATTCCGCCGGATCAGCGCACGGCCATCGAGCAGCGCTGGAGTGCCGGCCGGGTCAGCCATTCCGGTCAGCAAAGTGTGCAATTGAGCGCCAGCGAACAGCGCTGGCTGGCTGAGCATCCGATACTCACCGTCGGCGCCATCGAAGACTTTGCACCGCTGACATTTTTTGACGCCCAGGGCCGTTTCAGCGGTCTGACTGCGCAGTTGCTGACGCTGATCAGCCAGCGCAGCGGCCTGAACTTCAAAGTGCTGCGCGGCAATTCTCTGGACCGGCAAGTCGAGCAACTCAAGGCCGGCGAAATCGACCTGCTGCCGGTGATCACGCCGAGCGTCGAACGCGAGGCCGAGTTGCGCTTCACCCGCGCGTATCTGAAAAATCCGTTTGTACTGGTCAGTGCCACGGCGCCCGGCAGCCCGCAAACCCTCGACGATCTGGCGGGCAAACGCGTGGCGATTTACCGTGGCCACCCGTTGTCCGGGTTTATTCAAAATCGCGTCCCGGGCGTGCGTCTGATTGAAGCGCAAAGCCCGGCGCAAGGCATGGAATGGGTGCTCAAGGGGCAGGCGGATGTGGCGGTCAGTTCGTTGATCGTCGCGCGTTACCTGATCGCCCGGCAGTATCGCGAACGGCTGCACATCCGCAGCACCGTGGGCGACGAACCGGCGCACATCGCCCTCGCTACCGATCGCGGCGCACTGGAATTGCGCTCGATCCTGAACAAGGCGTTGCTGAGTATCTCGCCTCAGGAAATGAACGAACTGGTCGCGCGCTGGAGCAGCGATCTGGCGGTGGATGACAGTTATTGGTTGCGTCATCGCCAAGCGATTTTGCAGGGCTTCGCTGTCGCCGGTGCCTTGCTGTTATTGGCGGTGATCTGGATCGCCCGCCAGCGTCGACAACTGCGTCAGCGCCAGCAATGGTTGCAGCAATTGCACGACGCCAAGCAAGTCGCGGACGACGCCAACCGCGCGAAAACCACGTTTCTTGCGACCATGAGCCATGAAATCCGCACGCCGATGAATGCTTTGATTGGCATGCTCGAACTGGCGCTGAAACGCGCGGAGGAGGGCGTTACCGATCGTCTGGCGATTGAAGTGGCGTCCAGTTCGGCGCAGCAATTGCTGTTGCTGATCGGCGATATTCTCGACATCGCGCGCATCGAATCCGGGCATCTGTCGCTGACCCCGGAACGCGCCAACCTGCACGAACTGGCGCAATCGGTGTGTCGCGTATTTGAGGGCCTGGCCCGCCAGCAAGAGCTGGAGTGGCGGGTTGATCTGGATGCTCACAGCGACTGCGATGTACTGGTCGACCCGCTGCGTTTCAAGCAAGTGCTGTCGAATCTGTTGAACAACGCCCTGAAGTTCACTCGCAAAGGTGAGGTCAGCCTGACCCTGCGCGTCAAGCCTGGGCCGTTCAACCATCTGGCGGTGACGGTGAGCATTGCCGACAGCGGCATTGGTATCAGCGCGGTCGATCAGCAGCGCCTGTTCAGCCCGTTCGTGCAGGCCGGCAACAGTGCGCAATCGGCGCGCCACGGCTCGGGGCTGGGCCTGGTAATCAGTCGTTCTTTATGCGAAATGATGGGCGGTCGCTTGCAGTTGCACAGTGAGCTCGGCGTCGGCACTACGGTCGAAGTCAGCGTGGATTTGCCGACCTTGCTGCCGCAGCTGTCCAGCGATGTGCAGACCGTGGAATCGCCGGTATTCAGCCGTTCACTGGCGATTCTGGTGGTCGACGATTACCCGCCGAATCGGCTGTTGCTGGCGCGCCAGTTGAGCTATCTGGGGCATCGGGTGCTCGAGGCCGAGGACGGCGAGCAGGGTTTGCAGGAGTGGCGCAAGCAACCGCTCGACGTGCTGATCACCGACTGCCACATGCCGGCGCTCAGCGGTTATGAACTGGCAATGGCAATCCGCGATGAAGAACAAGCGCAGGGCTTGCCGCCGACGCTGATTCTGGGGTTTACCGCGAATGCGCAACCCGAGGAAAAGCTTCGTTGCCTGGAGGCGGGAATGGACGATTGCCTGTTCAAACCGATTCGCCTGGCGGATTTGAGCGCGTGGCTGGCGGCACGGTTTGCTGATGACGTTGCTGAGGAACAAGGCTTGATCGGCGAGGAATCAGCGTTCGATTTGAGCGGGCTGGAACGCTACGTCGGCAGCGATCGCACGTTGATCAATCAGTTGCGGCGTGATCTGGCGATCAGCAATCGCGAGGACCGCGAACGTTTGCTGCGGGCGCATGCCGCGGACAACCGTGCGGAGCTTGAAGATTTGGCGCACCGCATCAAGGGCGGTGCGCGGATGGTTAAGGCGCAACGGCTGATCGACGGTTGCGAGCTGCTGGAGCAGGCCTGCGCGCAAGGACGCGCGGCGCTGATCGATGACGCGGTCGAGCATCTGCAGCAGAGCATGACGCGTCTCGATCAGAGCCTCGGTTAGCGCTGGCGATCAGTCCCAGTGCGGTGCGATGCCTTTTGGGCTGGTCAAGCGATGGCCGCGCTCCAGACCGGCGATCAGCGCCATGTCGGCGTCGCTCAAGGTCAATTCGCAGGCCTTGAGGTTGCTTTGCAGGTTGGCGCGTTTGGTCGAGGACGGAATCACCGCATAACCCGCTTGCATGGCCCAGGCCAGCGTGACTTGCGCCGGGGTGGCGTGCAGGCGTTTGGCGATCTGCTGGATCACCGGGTCCTTCAGCACTTCGCCATAAGCCAAGGTCATGTACGAGGTGATCTGAATGCCCTGGCTCTGGGCAAATTCCACCACTGTGCGGTTCTGCAGGTACGGGTGCAGCTCGATCTGATTGGTCGCGATGTTTTCGGCGCCGACCACGGCAATCGCCTGTTTCATCAGGTCGACGGTGAAGTTGGACACGCCGATCTGGCGGGTCAGACCGAGGTTTTTCGCTTCAAGCAGGGCGCTCATGAATTCTTCGACCGGCACCTGGTCTTCCGGCGATGGCCAGTGAATCAGCGTCAGGTCGAGGTAGTCGGTCTGCAACTTCTGCAGGCTTTCCTTGAGGCTGTCGATCAAGCGATCCTTGGCGAAGTTGGCGACCCAGATCTTGCTGGTGATGAACAGCTCTTCACGGGCGATGCCGCTGGCGGCAATGGCTTGGCCGACGTCGGCTTCGTTGTCGTAGATTTGCGCGGTATCGATGACGCGGTAGCCCAATTCAAGACCTGTGCTGACGGAATCGATGACCACCTGACCTTGCAGGCGAAACGTACCAAGACCGAATGCGGGAATAGACATCAATGACTCCAGGGTTGCAGTGGGAATGCCACGAGTATCCGCGCTCGTATCCATGAGAAAAACCGCCGGTGGGACAAAGCACTGTTTACTGAAAGTCATGAATGGCCTTCAAACGCGTAGGAGCGAGGCTTGCCCGCGAAGACAATTTCACTCCGTGCCCCAATGCATCGTCCCACTGATAGAACGCTGTGGTGGGTTATTACCGTCTAGCGCACCAATGCCTGCAGATTTAAGCTGGGTTCATTGCGTCACCCACCTTTTTCGGAGGCACGATGAAAAACCTCATCGGTATCTACACCAGTCCACGCGCCCATTGGGTCGGCGATGGTTTTCCCGTTCGCACGCTGTTTTCCTACGACACCATGGGCCAACACATCAGCCCGTTCCTGCTGCTCGATCACGCCGGTCCCGCGCAATTCACCCCGACCCGCGAACGGCGCGGCGTCGGCCAGCACCCGCATCGCGGCTTTGAAACCGTAACCATCGTCTACGACGGCGAAGTCGAGCACCTCGACTCCAGCGGCGGTGGCGGCAAAATAGGTCCCGGCGACGTGCAATGGATGACCGCCGCGTCAGGCATCATCCACGAGGAATTTCATTCCGAAGCCTTCGCCGAACGCGGCGGCAACATGGAAATGGTCCAACTGTGGGTCAACCTGCCGGCCAAGGACAAAATGGCCGACGCCGGTTACCAGACCATTCTTGACCGCGACATTCCGAACATCCCGCTCCAGGATCAGGCCGGCAGCCTGCGTCTGATCGCCGGTGAGTTCGATGGGCAAACCGGGCCGTCGCGCACCTTTACTCCGATCGATGTCTGGGACCTTCGCCTGAATGCCGG
The window above is part of the Pseudomonas prosekii genome. Proteins encoded here:
- a CDS encoding lysine N(6)-hydroxylase/L-ornithine N(5)-oxygenase family protein, coding for MTQAIASPIVHDLIGIGFGPSNLALAIALQERGPIQGELDVLFLDKQADYRWHGNTLVTQSELQISFLKDLVTLRNPTSPYSFVNYLKHHGRLVDFINLGTFYPCRMEYNDYLRWVAGQFEAQSRYGEEVLTIEPVLHNQQVEALRVISRDTQGQQHVRTTRSVVVSAGGTPRIPEAFKALKDDSRVFHHSQYLAQMAKQPCVNNQPMSIAIIGGGQSAAEAFIDLNDSFPSVQVDMILRGSALKPADDSPFVNEVFSPEFTDLVFQQANSERERLVNEYHNTNYSVVDIDLIERIYGIFYRQKVSGIARHAFRTLTTIEKATATERGIELAVRNNATGEVSVRHYDAVVLATGYERQMHRKLLAPLEEYLGEFEVDRNYKLITDERCKAGIYMQGFCQASHGLSDTLLSILPIRADEIAGSLYEHDKSRGKVRSVKDLLLATAS
- a CDS encoding transporter substrate-binding domain-containing protein, encoding MSQNLRIGVFLCMFLLVLLLHSGVQASEQIFEQPKIQHVLGRSTVDGYQVQLSEAEWQWLRNKRVLRLGVSGPDYPPFEVTRNPDQLEGITADYADLLGQLLHVKIQVRRYANRQAAMQALKHDELDLLGTSNNFEAADRQLTRSRAYAEDQPMLVTRLDERLPDDLVGKRLAMVDDYLPMSSVTALYPKASVHLYPSTLEALGAVAFGQDDVYLGDLISAKYLINNNYLNNVNLAGPSALEANPFGFALARSNARLTAIVDRALAAIPPDQRTAIEQRWSAGRVSHSGQQSVQLSASEQRWLAEHPILTVGAIEDFAPLTFFDAQGRFSGLTAQLLTLISQRSGLNFKVLRGNSLDRQVEQLKAGEIDLLPVITPSVEREAELRFTRAYLKNPFVLVSATAPGSPQTLDDLAGKRVAIYRGHPLSGFIQNRVPGVRLIEAQSPAQGMEWVLKGQADVAVSSLIVARYLIARQYRERLHIRSTVGDEPAHIALATDRGALELRSILNKALLSISPQEMNELVARWSSDLAVDDSYWLRHRQAILQGFAVAGALLLLAVIWIARQRRQLRQRQQWLQQLHDAKQVADDANRAKTTFLATMSHEIRTPMNALIGMLELALKRAEEGVTDRLAIEVASSSAQQLLLLIGDILDIARIESGHLSLTPERANLHELAQSVCRVFEGLARQQELEWRVDLDAHSDCDVLVDPLRFKQVLSNLLNNALKFTRKGEVSLTLRVKPGPFNHLAVTVSIADSGIGISAVDQQRLFSPFVQAGNSAQSARHGSGLGLVISRSLCEMMGGRLQLHSELGVGTTVEVSVDLPTLLPQLSSDVQTVESPVFSRSLAILVVDDYPPNRLLLARQLSYLGHRVLEAEDGEQGLQEWRKQPLDVLITDCHMPALSGYELAMAIRDEEQAQGLPPTLILGFTANAQPEEKLRCLEAGMDDCLFKPIRLADLSAWLAARFADDVAEEQGLIGEESAFDLSGLERYVGSDRTLINQLRRDLAISNREDRERLLRAHAADNRAELEDLAHRIKGGARMVKAQRLIDGCELLEQACAQGRAALIDDAVEHLQQSMTRLDQSLG
- a CDS encoding ANTAR domain-containing protein, producing MPNKALRILIADEQHFHRMKIERLFNALGYYRVAPVQSLEEMLTVVEYGCEPFDLVVINASMAGETLGLHGFLLDNPQVRHALVYNAQARRSPMPVAGQGKVQVSHAVLPDQVGILRLMAAIDPPCKDADQPWLTELYKSQMRLAVRRNCQF
- a CDS encoding pirin family protein, translating into MKNLIGIYTSPRAHWVGDGFPVRTLFSYDTMGQHISPFLLLDHAGPAQFTPTRERRGVGQHPHRGFETVTIVYDGEVEHLDSSGGGGKIGPGDVQWMTAASGIIHEEFHSEAFAERGGNMEMVQLWVNLPAKDKMADAGYQTILDRDIPNIPLQDQAGSLRLIAGEFDGQTGPSRTFTPIDVWDLRLNAGKLLTLDLHEGRNTALVVLRGTVQINGGELAREGQLALFERDGQQLSLEANNDAVVLLLSGEPIDEPIVGHGPFVMNSEAEIHQAFADFHSGRFGRMSH
- a CDS encoding response regulator transcription factor gives rise to the protein MRSALIVDDHPVVRAAVKIVLEQEGFKKIHEASSGNEVMSLLREHSPDLLVLDLVMPSLDGLDVLERIKTGELSCRVLTFSSLDPQHFQERCMRAGALAYVSKTNDLSQLHKAVQAVMAGYTYFARLPSASLNNVQHSEAYMIDSLSNRELTICQHLARGLSNKAIAEVMHLSHKTVSTYKTRLIDKLRVSSAVHLREFAKRNHLI
- the dkgB gene encoding 2,5-didehydrogluconate reductase DkgB; this encodes MSIPAFGLGTFRLQGQVVIDSVSTGLELGYRVIDTAQIYDNEADVGQAIAASGIAREELFITSKIWVANFAKDRLIDSLKESLQKLQTDYLDLTLIHWPSPEDQVPVEEFMSALLEAKNLGLTRQIGVSNFTVDLMKQAIAVVGAENIATNQIELHPYLQNRTVVEFAQSQGIQITSYMTLAYGEVLKDPVIQQIAKRLHATPAQVTLAWAMQAGYAVIPSSTKRANLQSNLKACELTLSDADMALIAGLERGHRLTSPKGIAPHWD
- the mgtA gene encoding magnesium-translocating P-type ATPase, whose product is MNLIMLKEFFAGFLRNRHIARHFRRLALLESFTDTRVGRDMPPTLAHTLLNAANSDAAQLLEALGSGDDGLSAAQAEALRAQCGLNEVEHEQPLPVWVHLWHCYKNPFNLLLSLLALVSWLTEDLKAAVVIFSMVVLSTLLRFWQEAKSTQAADALKAMVSNTATVLRQGAPRSELPIKQLVPGDLIVLSAGDMIPADCRVLSAKDLFVSQAAMTGESMPVEKFAHQQNGATLNPLDLDTILFMGTNVVSGAAIAVIVTTGNRTYFGALAQRVGATDRAPTSFQNGVNKVSWLLIRFMLVMAPLVLLINGFTKGDWMQALLFALSIAVGLTPEMLPMIVTSTLAKGAVFLSRKKVIVKRLDAIQNFGAMDVLCTDKTGTLTQDKICLARHVDVWGEECDEVLEMAYLNSYYQTGLKNLLDVAVLQHAEVQRELAVATAFAKVDEVPFDFTRRRMSVVVAEHNRPEHLLVCKGAVEEILAGCTRVRHGADDEPLTDEVLAQIRAVTASFNEEGLRVVAVAARQTPKEQSVYSVADEQQMTLIGYVAFLDPPKESTAPALRALAEHGIAVKVLTGDNELVTAKICREVGLEQQGLLLGRDVEGMSDAELAIAVERTNVFAKLTPAHKERIVRLLKGNGHVVGFMGDGINDAPALRAADIGISVDSAVDIAKEAADIILLEKSLMVLEEGVLEGRRTFANMLKYIKMTASSNFGNVFSVLVASAFIPFLPMLPMHLLVQNLLYDISQIAIPFDNVDDEMLKQPQRWQPADVGRFMLFFGPISSIFDISTFALMWYVFDANSAQHQTLFQSGWFVVGLLTQTLIVHMIRTPKIPFLQSRAAMPLLVMTAIIMAFGIFLPMGPLAHYFKLQALPPLYFVFLPLILLAYMALTQAVKGFYIRRFGWQ